The stretch of DNA CAGTCCGAGCCTGCCAGCGGTCAGCTCGAGGGATCGAGTGCCGCAGCTTGATCGGCGAGCCAGGATCGGATCCGCTGGTCGAGATCATCCCGGGCGCGACGGAAGGCGGCAAGCTAGACCTCCGCTGTCCCCTCGACTGTCGCCGGGTCGTCGACCGGGCAGTGGGTGTGGTGGCTGATGCCGGGAAACGTTCTGGGGCACTTCTCCTCGGCGTCGGCGCAGACGGTGATCAACCAGGTGAAGTTGATCCTGCCCATGTACTCGCTCACGCTTTTCGATCGCTGGTCGGCCAGGTCCAGGCCGATCTTTAGCATCACTTTCCGGGTGAGGCGATGGATCTCCTTGGGCTTCAGCCCGGCGCAGTACACCTGACGCACCTCCGCCAGGCGGCTGGATTCTTCCTTACGCAGGGTAAGGAGCAATCATGATCTGCGGCGTGTCTGGCCGCCCCGGGTGGGGGTGCCGGTGAGGGCGAGTCGCTCAGCGCCGGTGGCGTCGCGGCAGAAGCAACAGCCCGAGGAGCACGGCCGTGGCGGCCGGCCACACCCAGGCCAGGTCTCCCGGGCCGCCCGGCCCCGTCAGGGCATGGGTGCGACGAATGCGGACCAGGCGGTAGGGCCGGGTGGCTGCATCCAGATTCTCGTCGGTCATTTTGACCGGATCGAGCCCGGCGAGGCGGGCGGCGAACCCGCTGGCGATCAACACCTGCCGCAGCAGGGGCAGGCGTTCGGGAGTGTCAGAGATATCTTCGGTGGTACCGGCCCACCAACCGTGCGGCAGCCAGATTTCCACCTGCGGATTGGCCTGCAGGTTGCGGTACCAGTCGGCGCCCGGGCCGAACCCGGAAAGGCAGTAGACATCGCCCTCGACGATGGCGTAGTTGACCGGCGTGCGGCGGATGCGCCCGGTCTTGCGGCCAACATGCACCAGCAGCATGATCTGGCCGCTGATCTCTCGCCGGTTAGCGTACGGCCCCAGGCCGAGGCGCCAGTGCAGCAGCATGTAGCGGTTCAGCCAGCGGAAGGCATGGCGCAGTTGCTGGTCGCGAGGGGAGATCGTTGTCGACATGCAAGCCTCCAGGGGGGCCGGTCCATCGCCGCCCGTGCCGGGAAAACGTCAGGCACCCGGCGGGCGATGCCGGTCGATCTGCTCGAATGTTCCGCCGAAGACGACGTCCCGGACACCGTCGGATGCCAGGAACTCGTGCGGGAAACCGAGTTCGATCCGGCTGGTCTCATCCAGCCTAGCGGCCTGCTCCGGGGGCAGCGAATGCTCCAGACAGGCAAGATTGTCGCGCAGCTGGTCCAGCGTGCGTGCCCCGAGGATGGGCACAATCACGCCCGGCTGCTGGCGCAGCCAATTGATGGCAACCTGCGCCGGGCTGCAGCCGAGAGCCTGGGCGATCTCGGTCACGGCCGCCGCGATCTGCAGGGATCGAGCGTGCAGGATCCCCCACTGCGCCGCCCGCCCGGTCTGCGCCGCCAATCCGGCGTTGGCGTACTTCCCGCTCAGGATTCCCCTGCCGAGAATCGCCCAGGGGGTGACCGCCAGGTCGAGGGCACGCGCCATCGGCAGCAGGTCGCGTTCGGGCGTGCGCTCGATCAGGCTGTACGAGATCTGAAGCGCGGCGAACGGCGTCCAGCCGCGCAGGGCGGCCAGGGTGTTGGCCTGCGAGACCACCCAGGCTGGGGTGTCGGAGACTCCCACGTACAGCACCTTGCCGGTGCGCACCAGGTCATCCAGTGAGCGCATCACCTCTTCCACCGGGGTCAGGCCATCCCAGGCGTGCATCCACAGCAGGTCGATCCGATCGGTGTTCAAGCGGCGCAGGCTGGCCTCAACAGAGCGCACCAGGTTCTTGCGGTGGTTGCCGGAGAAGTTGGGGTCCCCCTTGCGATCGAACAAGGTGAACTTGGTGGCCAGGACGAAATGGTCTCGGTCGGAGGCAATAAACTCGCCGACGTAGCTCTCGCTCTGCCCATCGGTGTAGCGGTTGGCCGTGTCGATGAAGTTTCCCCCGGCGGAGGCGTAGCTATCGAAGATCCTTTGCGACTCGTCTTTGCCGGCGCCCCATCCCCAGGCCTCGCCAAAGGTCATCGTCCCTAGGCAAAGTTCTGATACCCGCAATCCGCTTCGTCCTAGCAGCTTGTACCGCATCGGAATGCCTCCTCGATCGGCCCGCGAGTGTACGGAAGGAAGGGGTTGGTGACAAGAGGGGCGCTGGCTGGTGAGCGGGTCAAGGGCCGGCTGCCAAGCGATGCGCCTGCGATCGCGGAAGAATCCGCCGCTGGGCCCGCTGGGCGGAAGGGTCGCCAGCCAGACGGTGGTGTCGGCGCCCTCGGTCGGGGTGGGCGGGGCCTCGGGACCACCCATTTCGCTCAAAGCCCCGTAGCCGGATGAGACGCTTACGATCCGACCATCCCCCTGCCGCCGCATCAAGGGTGCGAACGATCGGCAGAGCAGGAGGGGTCCGTAGAAGTTGGTTTCCATCGTCTGGCGGAAGTCCGCCAGGGAGAGATCGAGGACGCCAGCGTCCTCGCCCAGGTAGATCCCGGCGTTGTTGACCAGCACATCCAGCCTTCCGCAGGAGGACTGAACGAATTCGACCGTTGCTTCGATATCGTCGGGATGCGTGACGTCGAGTGTTCGGTGGACCAGGGTGAGGCCCTCGCCCGAGAGGTCATCCACGGCCGCCCGGCCTCTTGCTGGATCGCGGCTGGTCAGGATGCCGTTCAGGCCACGGGCTGCCAGCTGGCGACAGGTCCCCAGTCCGAGGCCGCGATTGCCGCTCGTGACCAGGGCCAAGCGGGAGGCCGGCTTCATCCGACCACCTTGAGACGAACGGCCGACCCATCCGAAACCACAGCCACCTGGGCCACCGGCTGCAAGCCGAGGGTCGGGGCATAGGCCAGGATGACCGCGCGATTGAGATCCGCGTCCAGCGGCGAGAAGAAGGGGGCGGCATCCCTGACGCAGGTATATCTTCTCGGCCAAGGTCTTCTGGGACATGGCCAGCATCCTCGATGGCGGCGCAGATCCGAAGCGGAGGAGGCCAGTCGGGGGGTCGCCCTCAGCGCTCGAGACCGGCGAGAAGGCGCCGGGTCCATGCCGGATCGGAGCGGCGCAGCCGATTCTTGGTCAGGTTCTGGCGCGCCACCCAGCGTAGGTCGGGATCGTCGCTCAAGACCCAGCGTTCGAAACGGGGACGGCCGTGTTCAAGGTCGGCGGCGACGGCAATGCTCCAGGCGTAGCCTAGCGTCTGACGCAGCACTCGAAAGGGCTCGGAGCGGCGGTCGCGTTCCTTGTGCAGGTGTCGTGTAATGCGGTCAAGCAAGGAGAGAACGGCGGCGGTGGTGCGGCGGTTGGTGAGCAGGCGGGGTTCGCTCACGGCGGCCAGCGCCGCTCGTTGTTCGAGCAGCGATCCTTGGCTCCAGGCGCGCATCTCGCCCAGCAGAGCGAGTATGTCGGCATCCCCCCACGACTGCAGGGCCATGGCGACAGCCTCGCGCACGCGCCAGCGCGGGTCGTTGGCGAGATGACGCAGCCTGGGCAGCAGGCTGAGATTGCCTTCGGCCAGCAACCGGCCATAGCCGAGCAGGCCGCACACGACCAGGAATACCTCGGGGGTGTTTTCCGGCGCCTGATCCGGCGTGAGCGCCAGGTAGCGGTCGAAGCGCCGGCGGTCGCCTTCGGCGGCGGCTGCAGCCGCGAGTTCCAGGTTGCCCCGGGGCCCGGGCAGTCCGCTGTGGGCGCGCAGGTGCGCATCCCAGTCTCGCCTCCGGCGCAGCGCGTGGCGGTAATCGTCGATCTTGCGCACGCGGCGCAGTGTACCAGAGCCGCGGCGGCCTAGATGGTAAGATGGCGACGCACGGGGGTTCGAGGCGGAGGCGGCGATGATGGACTTCACCCAAGCGTTCACCTTCCCCTTCCGGGACCAGCGCTGGCTCGTGAAGCTGGTTGTCGTTGGGCTGATTCTTTTGATTCCGATCATCGGGGCGGTGTTCGCTACCGGCTGGTTGATCCTGATCGCTCGGCGAGTGATCCGCGGGCAGCCAGAGCCGCTGGTGGGCTTCGAGCCGTTCGTCGAGGCGCTGGTCCTGGGCCTGAAGTACTTGGTGGTCAGCCTGGTGTATTTGCTGCCGGTATTCCTGGTCAGCCTGGCGCTCTCGCTGCTGGCGGGGACGATGCAGTCATCGTCTGAACCGAGTTTCCTCTTGTTGTGCCTGAGCACCTGCCTGGGGATGGTGTTCCTGGTCT from Anaerolineales bacterium encodes:
- a CDS encoding nitroreductase family deazaflavin-dependent oxidoreductase → MSTTISPRDQQLRHAFRWLNRYMLLHWRLGLGPYANRREISGQIMLLVHVGRKTGRIRRTPVNYAIVEGDVYCLSGFGPGADWYRNLQANPQVEIWLPHGWWAGTTEDISDTPERLPLLRQVLIASGFAARLAGLDPVKMTDENLDAATRPYRLVRIRRTHALTGPGGPGDLAWVWPAATAVLLGLLLLPRRHRR
- a CDS encoding DUF4013 domain-containing protein — protein: MMDFTQAFTFPFRDQRWLVKLVVVGLILLIPIIGAVFATGWLILIARRVIRGQPEPLVGFEPFVEALVLGLKYLVVSLVYLLPVFLVSLALSLLAGTMQSSSEPSFLLLCLSTCLGMVFLVYFVVLMYFLVAAVGVLADSDRLADAFHLRRLWRHIRNAPAAHVLALLGAFVASLVASLGLVFCLVGGAFTTAYAVAVQGHLYGQAYKVGLQAPLPPLVA
- a CDS encoding HEAT repeat domain-containing protein, with protein sequence MKSIIAASASNPRASPSYHLGRRGSGTLRRVRKIDDYRHALRRRRDWDAHLRAHSGLPGPRGNLELAAAAAAEGDRRRFDRYLALTPDQAPENTPEVFLVVCGLLGYGRLLAEGNLSLLPRLRHLANDPRWRVREAVAMALQSWGDADILALLGEMRAWSQGSLLEQRAALAAVSEPRLLTNRRTTAAVLSLLDRITRHLHKERDRRSEPFRVLRQTLGYAWSIAVAADLEHGRPRFERWVLSDDPDLRWVARQNLTKNRLRRSDPAWTRRLLAGLER
- a CDS encoding SDR family NAD(P)-dependent oxidoreductase; amino-acid sequence: MKPASRLALVTSGNRGLGLGTCRQLAARGLNGILTSRDPARGRAAVDDLSGEGLTLVHRTLDVTHPDDIEATVEFVQSSCGRLDVLVNNAGIYLGEDAGVLDLSLADFRQTMETNFYGPLLLCRSFAPLMRRQGDGRIVSVSSGYGALSEMGGPEAPPTPTEGADTTVWLATLPPSGPSGGFFRDRRRIAWQPALDPLTSQRPSCHQPLPSVHSRADRGGIPMRYKLLGRSGLRVSELCLGTMTFGEAWGWGAGKDESQRIFDSYASAGGNFIDTANRYTDGQSESYVGEFIASDRDHFVLATKFTLFDRKGDPNFSGNHRKNLVRSVEASLRRLNTDRIDLLWMHAWDGLTPVEEVMRSLDDLVRTGKVLYVGVSDTPAWVVSQANTLAALRGWTPFAALQISYSLIERTPERDLLPMARALDLAVTPWAILGRGILSGKYANAGLAAQTGRAAQWGILHARSLQIAAAVTEIAQALGCSPAQVAINWLRQQPGVIVPILGARTLDQLRDNLACLEHSLPPEQAARLDETSRIELGFPHEFLASDGVRDVVFGGTFEQIDRHRPPGA